A genome region from Nocardioides cynanchi includes the following:
- the rsgA gene encoding ribosome small subunit-dependent GTPase A: protein MSGRYGEHDQEHYERPRRHTRPRTKERPSYDDAADGVVTTVDRGRLTLLVDGQVVMAIKARPLGRKGVVVGDRVRVVGDVSGTPGALARIVEVRERTTVLRRTADDDDPVERVIVSNAEQLVVVTALADPEPRPRLIDRALVAAFDAGMKPLLCLTKADLADPETLLVTYRSLGVPWVVTQRGGDLSELRSALHGRTSVLIGHSGVGKSTLVNALVPEAMRDVGIVNAVTGRGRHTSTSAIMIPLPDQAGWIIDTPGIRSFGLAHVRPEDLIEAFPDLDEMTEECPRGCTHGADEPECGLDEAVTRGDADPVRVESFRRLLVARSEPAY, encoded by the coding sequence GGAGCACTACGAGCGCCCGCGGCGCCACACCCGCCCGCGGACCAAGGAGCGACCGTCGTACGACGACGCAGCCGACGGGGTGGTGACCACGGTCGACCGGGGGCGCCTCACCCTGCTCGTCGACGGGCAGGTGGTGATGGCGATCAAGGCCCGGCCACTGGGCCGCAAGGGGGTCGTGGTCGGTGACCGCGTCCGGGTCGTCGGCGACGTCAGCGGCACGCCGGGAGCCCTGGCCCGGATCGTGGAGGTTCGGGAGCGCACGACTGTGTTGCGTCGTACCGCGGACGACGACGACCCCGTCGAGCGGGTGATCGTCTCCAACGCCGAGCAGCTGGTCGTGGTCACCGCGCTGGCCGACCCGGAGCCGCGCCCCCGCCTGATCGACCGGGCCCTGGTGGCGGCCTTCGACGCGGGGATGAAGCCCCTGCTGTGCCTGACCAAGGCCGACCTGGCCGACCCGGAGACGCTGCTGGTCACCTACCGGTCGCTGGGCGTGCCATGGGTGGTCACCCAGCGCGGTGGCGACCTGTCCGAGCTGCGCTCGGCGCTGCACGGCCGCACCAGCGTGCTGATCGGGCACAGCGGCGTCGGCAAGTCGACGCTGGTCAACGCCCTGGTGCCGGAGGCGATGCGCGACGTGGGCATCGTCAACGCGGTCACCGGACGCGGTCGCCACACGTCGACGTCGGCGATCATGATCCCGCTGCCCGACCAGGCCGGCTGGATCATCGACACACCCGGGATCCGCTCCTTCGGGCTGGCCCACGTCCGGCCCGAGGACCTGATCGAGGCCTTTCCCGATCTCGACGAGATGACCGAGGAGTGCCCGCGCGGTTGCACGCACGGCGCGGACGAGCCGGAGTGCGGCCTCGACGAGGCGGTGACGCGCGGGGATGCCGACCCGGTCCGGGTCGAGTCCTTCCGGCG